From a single Gavia stellata isolate bGavSte3 chromosome 5, bGavSte3.hap2, whole genome shotgun sequence genomic region:
- the LOC132317150 gene encoding maestro heat-like repeat-containing protein family member 2B: protein MTFPCCCSHLSPGAVRVLERLEPHQAGWDIFKHVTETNRQQQELQRQPPWRRTQREQCVHLGDPAALRRMRALRALCPCFGSQSRPAHPEDGGRAKKAVPEAVTTFVASGASLLKRLQDHEGDRVETYRELESFLQGDDGSLQSGVVNRLIAEVSSDMRAAQGVTDDVKMAASDVLVALARSRFHFVMSELQSHLKAMGKVPDETVLLTLGKMARSYALRCIPFVGMTLLALRAMLSRVGSGRILRAVCSVLEQWSKGVNTYFGSREQCPFPRNGEAQLCEDIYPVFRYALVNWLGCEEEEDKQAVLRAVAAMMEVLLREEQHREHAWEQLLWLLHQSEEVRDTSRVNKTLFPQLPDVTKEPGLAPKAELPRCIALQARICPEETGMFLHSPESGGSKAGRVAALGLLGALAHSDAPAVREKLPQVMEAMGSVCNDPSAQVRRAVLEFIRELLSSGSQSCWAWDVVGHIFSEFSRTSGRLVAGGLFAWVTPEEGALRALCVDILGSLDVSLRGMTKLLWPRLLQYVVPAQYSGMLIPLSRCLRALVERRESAGCEEDEEEPDAVDSQERARLPAPQALLARLLVVAAAPHKSGERAVAALQLLQALHGRIHRALGVVWTTEIPLLLQYLEGKTKRCLDSAEWEHCVLKFLRASLEPIEDRAWTMGLSQELSQQLGSSAPGSWEKLFLYKALGTVLAACQDLRHVQGQVLRFLQETNPVQLSEAQGMISVVSHTAESHFHLVLDTVNMFSTAFTRGWFYQTSMGWKVQQWQKMESAQAIRAALMRTYSGIALRAPKEQLLTRVDKEIVGNILRLSRAKQRDLQLKLALVQSITEVSCAIQAVGNCGSFELSLKQEATWTLLDWIKGEPWDSLVYGVFQALEELSKLRPPLRREENHKLLAVCCQTVLSCPSKERMKKGRKTVRAAVNMQLLHRRYVEDLGHLLETFLEAEVTSACFDDVVHVLKGWLTSAKEWERERALQVCTHVLGACKERFELMRGRPCKRFGSLVGLLATLTSDCLATSRQRAWVCLGYLLQMQARTMEVVPQADEIRCLGEELNSPDTVQTCAKIAKAVCKCIPPAQATDFLTAVLPSLLHVTPTCVKPLWKWVFIFLVECRKEIVQEVPKILKTLCTYMRQSTHRPFLLWAVFLLAHFHQEPVISSLLRKGLPMDSDVVELWRSLGRSTIGIQVLRCLVEKLNRARNNCLGTNSSACEWHNHETALETLMITRAISEVVLALRSTEELRQLLPHLLPSLLRWASETLGEERLLSPLGEGGRQLFLKGQVLEEKPCRVFLMALELVLGKCMAEKWMRLLMNRAAWALLEDPLSHSDGVRLLTSVLVHAGLLSPCLKQTLFPWLDSCSVKLRVTATAFFAELSWDCSTTRTRE from the exons atgacttttccctgctgttgcaGCCACCTTTCTCCAGGAGCGGTCCGGGtcctggaaaggctggagcCGCATCAAGCAGGCTGGGACATATTCAAGCACGTCACTGAGAccaacaggcagcagcaagagctgcagaggcagccgCCCTG GAGGAGGACCCAGAGAGAGCAGTGCGTCCATCTGGGggatcctgctgccctgaggaggatgagagcACTCAGAG ctctctgcccgtGCTTTGGTTCTCAGTCCAGACCTGCACATCCTGAGGATGGAGGCAGGGCAAAGAAGGCTGTCCCTGAAGCCGTCACTACCTTTGTGGCTAGTGGGGCTTCTCTGCTAAAGCGGCTGCAAGACCATGAG ggtgaccgAGTGGAGACATACCGGGAGCTGGAGAGCTTCTTGCAAGGAGACGATGGCAGTTTGCAGAGCGGTGTCGTGAACCGCCTGATAGCAGAGGTGTCCAGTGACATgcgagcagcccag GGTGTGACAGATGATGTGAAGATGGCTGCTAGCGACGTCCTGGTGGCTCTGGCCCGCTCCCGCTTCCACTTTGTCATGTCTGAGCTCCAGAGCCACCTGAAGGCCATGGGGAAGGTCCCTGATGAGACTGTGCTCCTCACCTTGGGCAAAATGGCCCGCAGCTACG ccctgcggtGCATCCCCTTCGTGGGAATGACGCTGCTTGCCCTGCGTGCCATGCTGAGCCGGGTGGGGAGCGGCCGGATCCTGCGCGCCGTCTGCAGTG TTCTGGAGCAATGGTCAAAAGGGGTCAATACATACTTCGGCAGCCGGGAGCAATGCCCCTTCCCTCGCAACGGGGAAGCGCAGCTCTGTGAAGACATTTACCCAGTCTTCCGTTACGCGCTGGTAAATTGGCTGGGCTGcgaggaagaagag gacaagcaggctgtgctcaggGCGGTGGCTGCCATGATGGAGGTCCTGCTGCGTGAGGAGCAGCACCGCGAGCatgcctgggagcagctcctctggctgctgcaccaATCTGAGGAGGTCCGAGACACCTCCCGGGTCAACAAG accttgttcccacagctccctgacGTGACCAAAGAGCCTGGCCTGGCCCCTAAGGCAGAACTTCCCCGCTGCATCGCGCTGCAGG cacgaATATGCCCTGAGGAGACGGGCATGTTTCTGCACTCCCCGGAGAGCGGTGGGAGCAAGGCCGGTCgcgtggcagccctgggcctgctGGGAGCGCTGGCCCACTCTGACG cacctgcagtgagagagaagctgccccAGGTGATGGAGGCCATGGGGTCAGTGTGCAACGACCCCAgtgcccag GTGCGGAGGGCAGTTCTGGAGTTCAtccgggagctgctcagctccggctcccagagctgctgggcatgggatgtggtggggcacATCTTCAGCGAGTTCAGCCGGACCTCAGGCAGACTG gtggcaggaggcctttTTGCCTGGGTAACACCGGAGGAAGGAGCTCTTCGAGCCCTGTGTGTGGATATCCTGGGCTCGCTGGACGTCTCTCTGAGAGGGATGACCAAA ctcctgtggccgAGGCTGCTGCAGTATGTGGTGCCAGCCCAGTACAGCGGCATGCTGATCCCGCTCTCCCGCTGTCTCCGAGCCCTAGTTGAGAGACGGGAGAGCGCAGGGTGTGAAGAAGACGAGGAGGAGCCTGACGCCGTGGACTCCCAGGAGCGAG cccggctgccggctccccaggCCCTGCTGGCTCGACTGCTG gtggtggcagcagctcctcacaaGAGCGGCGAACGTGCAGtcgctgccttgcagctgctgcaggccctgCATGGCAGGATACACCGAGCCTTGGGGGTGGTGTGGACTACCGagatccccctcctgctgcagtactTGGAAG ggaaaaccaagaggtgcctggactctgcagagtgggagcatTGTGTGCTCAAG tTCCTGCGAGCGTCGCTGGAGCCCATCGAGGACAGGGCCTGGACCATGGgcctgagccaggagctgagccagcagctgggcagctctgcccccggctcctgggagaag cttttcctgtacaaggcccttgggacagtgctggcagcttgtCAGGATCTCAGACACGTCCAAGGGCAGGTGCTGAGGTTCCTGCAGGAGACAAACCCTGTGCAGCTGTCTGAAGCCCAG ggaatgatttctgttgtgtccCACACGGCTGAGAGCCACTTCCATCTGGTCTTGGACACGGTGAACATGTTCTCCACCGCTTTCACCAGAGGCTGGTTTTATCAGACTTCCATGGGCTGGAAG GTCCAGCAGTGGCAGAAGATGGAGAGCGCCCAGGCCATTCGTGCTGCTCTGATGCGCACCTACAGCGGCATTGCGCTGCGTgcccccaaggagcagctgctcacccGCGTGGATAAAGAAATcgtgggcaacatcctgcggctctccagagctaaacagagg gacttgcagctcaagctcgccctggtgcagagcatcaccgaggtcagctgtgccatccaggctgtgggcaactgcggcagctttgagctgtccttaaagcaggaggcaacgtggaccttgctg gactggatcaagggggagccctgggactccctggtgtatggagtgttccaggccctggaggagttgag caagctgaggccacctCTGAGGCGGGAGGAAAATCAcaagctgctggcagtgtgctgccagactgtcttgtcctgtccttccaaGGAGCGgatgaaaaagggcaggaagacagtgagggcagctgtgaacatgcaG ctcctGCACAGGAGATATGtggaagatctgggccatctcctagaaacctttctggaggcagaggtgacctctgcctgctttgatgacgtGGTCCAT gtcctgaagggctggctcacctcagccaaagaatgggagcgggagagagccctgcaggtttgcaCCCAcgtgctgggagcttgcaaggagcGATTCGAGCTCATG agaggacgTCCTTGCAAGCGGTTCGGCTCCCTGGTGGGATTGCTGGCGACTCTGACCAGCGACTGCCTGGCCACGTCCCGCCAGAGGGCATGGGTCTGCCTTGGCTACCTTCTCCAAATGCAAG CCaggaccatggaggtggtgcctcaggcagatgagatcaggtgccttggtgaggagctgaacagcccagacaccGTGCAGACCTGcgccaaaatagcaaag gctgtttgcaagtgCATCCCTCCAGCGCAGGCTACAGACTTTCTGACTGCGGTCCTGCCCAGCTTGCTGCACGTCACACCCACGTGTGTGAAGCCACTATGGAAGTGGGTGTTcatcttcctggtggaatgcaggaaagaaatagTCCAGGAG gtgccaaaaatcctgaagaccctttgcacctacatgcggcagagcacccacaggcccttcctGCTCTGGGCCGTGTTTCTCCTCGCCCACTTTCACCAGGAGCCCGTCATCAGCAGTCTCCTCCGGAAAGGTCTGCCCATGGACAG TGACGTggtggagctgtggaggagcctggggagaagcaccATTGGGATTCAGGTCCTGAGGTGCTTAGTGGAGAAACTAAACAGAGCACGAAACAACTGCCTGGGGACCAACTCCTCCGCTTGTGAGTGGCACAACCATGAGACTGCTCTGGAGACTTTGATG ATCACCCGTGCCATCTCCGAAGTGGTGCTTGCCCTGAGGAGCACGGaggagctcaggcagctgcttccccacctccttcccagcctcctgaggTGGGCCAGTGAAACCCTGGGCGAGGAGCGGCTGCTTTCCCCCCTGGGAGAAGGCGGAAGACAACTGTTCCTCAAGGGCCAGGTGCTTGAGGAGAAGCCGTGCAG gGTTTTCCTTATGGCTTTAGAGTTGGTGCTAGGCAAATGCATGGCAGAGAAGTGGATGCGGCTGCTCATGAATCGGGCAGCGTGGGCTCTCCTTGAAGACCCCCTGAGCCATTCTGATGGGGTGCGTCTCCTGACCAG CGTCCTGGTCCATGCTGGGCTTCTATCACCCTGTCTGAAGCAGACCCTCTTCCCATGGCTGGATTCCTGCTCAGTTAAGCTGCGGGTGACAGCTACAGCCTTCTTTGCTGAG CTCTCTTGGGACTGCAGCACAACAAGGACCCGCGAGTGA